The Pseudomonadota bacterium genomic sequence GGGCCAGTGGTCCCTGAGCGCCCGCGCGCCGAACGGAGTGGTCGTATGCATCGATGGCTCATCGTCTTAGGCAGTCTGCTTGCGGGTAGCGCCATCGGGCTTGCGGCGCTCGCCGCGCATGGGCTGAATGCCCGAGTCACCGCGCCGCTGCTGGCGAGCTTCAACTTTGGTGTAGAATACCAGCTTATTCACGCAATAGGCTTGATCGTGCTTGGTGATCTCATTCACCGCCACCCCACCAATCGGGTGCTGAAGTTGGGCGCCGGCTCACTATGCCTAGGCATCGTGTTATTTTGCGGTAGCCTGTATATCAAGGCTATCGCCGGCTATGCGCAGGCAGGCAAGCTCGCCCCGATTGGCGGGCTGGCCTTGATTGCCGGGTGGGTGCTGATAGCCATCGGGATGCTGAAATCTAGGCATCCGTTTTGAATGAGATCTGGCAATCGTAATGACTACGCGAGGCTACGCTAATGAAATGCAACCATAGGGTCAGCAAATGCCAGTATTTTGGCATGGGGCTGCCGGCCTTGCTGTTGACGGTGAATTGTTTGTTCGCCCCTCCGGTATTAGCTGACACTTACCGGCTTCCACAAGGGTTGGATAACATCGTCGGGGCAGTGGGCGTGACCTCGACCGAATACCAGGATACCCTCGTCGATATCGCGCGCGCCTACGATCAAGGTTACGACGAGATGAAGCTCGCGAATCCGAAGGTAGACCCGTGGCTCCCGGGCGCGGATACCGAGGTCCTGATCCCAAGTCAATTCGTACTGCCCGACGCCCCGCGGGAAGGGATTGTCATCAACGTCCCCGAAATGCGCCTCTATTATTTTCCGCGGCCGCAGGCAGGCGAGCCGCGCGTCGTGGTGACCTATCCGGTCAGCGTCGGGCGGCAGGATTGGAAAACGCCGCTCGGGCTCACCCAGGTGGTCGCGAAAACCGTC encodes the following:
- a CDS encoding DUF423 domain-containing protein, producing the protein MHRWLIVLGSLLAGSAIGLAALAAHGLNARVTAPLLASFNFGVEYQLIHAIGLIVLGDLIHRHPTNRVLKLGAGSLCLGIVLFCGSLYIKAIAGYAQAGKLAPIGGLALIAGWVLIAIGMLKSRHPF